A window from Thermoplasma sp. Kam2015 encodes these proteins:
- a CDS encoding TIGR04053 family radical SAM/SPASM domain-containing protein — MMSFDFNSKPLLIFWETTKACGLKCEHCRASAILEALPGEMNYDQSIEFLSHIREFGKPYPIVILTGGDMLRKQRIWEIMDYLRSREIPFSVSPAVTDLLNDESISRFKEYGVSSVSISLDGMKAVHEKVRGIDGVFDSTVKAIERIIDENLPMQINTVVMRSTVMDLPDVLKLILDKGVKVWEVFFLIRTGRGIDREDLTPEEYEDVNKFLLFATGYGVRIRTVESPIFRRITMQYSGEGELNGGDLFDLLKRRAIDLIGHPAKDHSRSVIPTRDGYGIIFVGHDGEVYPSGFLPYSVGNVKERSIVDIYRNSELLMRIRDPDNLNGKCGKCRFRNICGGSRARAYAYTGDPFAADPSCIYEPDTDPITA, encoded by the coding sequence ATGATGAGCTTCGACTTCAACAGCAAGCCCCTACTTATATTCTGGGAAACCACCAAGGCATGCGGTCTTAAATGTGAGCACTGCCGGGCTTCAGCAATCCTTGAGGCGCTGCCTGGTGAGATGAATTACGATCAGTCGATAGAATTTCTCTCTCACATAAGGGAATTCGGAAAGCCTTACCCAATTGTTATACTGACCGGCGGGGATATGCTTCGTAAGCAGAGGATATGGGAAATTATGGATTATCTCAGATCTCGGGAGATACCATTCTCTGTGAGCCCTGCAGTCACAGACCTACTCAACGATGAGTCCATCTCCAGATTCAAGGAATACGGGGTGTCCTCAGTCTCCATAAGTCTTGATGGTATGAAGGCCGTCCATGAAAAGGTTCGTGGAATAGACGGCGTTTTCGATTCCACGGTTAAGGCTATAGAACGTATCATAGATGAAAACCTGCCCATGCAGATAAACACGGTTGTAATGCGCAGTACAGTAATGGATCTTCCGGACGTTCTCAAACTGATTCTGGATAAGGGGGTCAAGGTCTGGGAGGTGTTCTTCCTGATAAGAACGGGTAGAGGAATAGACCGGGAAGATCTGACTCCTGAAGAATACGAGGATGTCAATAAGTTTCTGCTCTTCGCAACCGGATATGGCGTGAGGATAAGGACAGTGGAAAGCCCCATATTCCGCAGGATAACGATGCAATATTCAGGGGAGGGCGAACTGAATGGCGGAGACCTTTTCGATCTCCTTAAGCGAAGGGCGATAGACCTCATTGGGCATCCAGCAAAGGATCATTCCAGATCAGTCATTCCAACAAGGGACGGCTACGGAATTATATTTGTGGGTCATGACGGTGAGGTATATCCCAGCGGTTTCCTGCCTTACAGTGTAGGAAATGTGAAGGAACGGAGCATAGTGGATATCTATAGGAACAGCGAATTGCTGATGAGGATCCGCGATCCCGATAATCTCAATGGAAAATGTGGAAAATGCAGGTTCAGAAACATATGCGGTGGTTCAAGAGCAAGGGCATACGCCTACACCGGAGATCCGTTCGCAGCAGATCCTAGCTGCATCTACGAACCAGACACGGATCCGATCACGGCATGA
- a CDS encoding class I SAM-dependent methyltransferase codes for MHFGKDHAEFMLSMYRREWEDPDKIIKQLPIGPGSDIVDLGCGPGFFTIPLAKETDGKVYAIDASDEMIDILKGRIDGHSNVIPIKSRAEKLPLPDHSADLVFIANAFHDFDDKDAVLDEIYRVLRDDGYLVDIDWKKEPSTHGPPMDIRIDRKEALLLISSHNFEIIKEIETGNNHYGLLFQKR; via the coding sequence TTGCACTTTGGAAAAGATCATGCGGAATTCATGCTTTCAATGTACAGAAGGGAATGGGAGGACCCTGATAAAATAATAAAGCAGCTACCTATCGGCCCTGGATCTGATATTGTTGATCTCGGCTGTGGACCAGGATTCTTTACCATTCCACTTGCAAAAGAGACCGACGGAAAGGTGTATGCAATAGATGCCTCAGATGAGATGATAGATATACTTAAGGGTAGAATAGATGGCCATTCAAACGTGATACCCATCAAATCAAGGGCCGAAAAGCTGCCTCTGCCAGATCATTCGGCGGATCTTGTTTTCATAGCGAATGCGTTTCATGATTTTGACGATAAGGATGCGGTGCTGGATGAAATATATCGTGTTCTAAGGGACGATGGTTATCTAGTTGATATCGACTGGAAGAAGGAGCCCAGCACCCACGGCCCACCCATGGACATAAGGATAGATAGAAAGGAAGCGCTTCTCCTCATATCATCGCACAACTTTGAAATAATAAAAGAAATAGAGACGGGAAACAATCATTACGGTCTTTTATTCCAGAAAAGATAG
- a CDS encoding 3-methyl-2-oxobutanoate dehydrogenase subunit beta, whose amino-acid sequence MPTSIPKEELMAPGHTACHGCGATLAMRYVLKAMGQKTVVSVPASCWAVIPGAMPFRTLDVPMVYTPFAATGASISGLREGLDIQGKTDYNVVGFAGDGGTADIGLQGLSGAMERGHNVFYIMYDNEGYMNTGVQRSGSTPYGARTTTTPVGKERDFKKENKKIVADMMIAQNVPYVATATIAYPEDLIRKIDHAKAVHGPKFIQILAPCPTGWYYPPEKTIEISRLAVQSRMFPLYEFIQGKFYLNKSFKPIDVSEYVKAQDRFKHLNDDEIDNLREYVNERWNQLLEWEKIYSEQKA is encoded by the coding sequence ATGCCCACCTCTATACCCAAGGAAGAATTGATGGCTCCAGGCCACACTGCATGCCATGGCTGTGGTGCCACATTGGCTATGAGATACGTTCTGAAGGCAATGGGCCAGAAGACGGTGGTGTCCGTTCCTGCTTCATGCTGGGCCGTTATACCTGGCGCGATGCCATTTAGGACGCTTGACGTTCCAATGGTATATACACCATTTGCTGCGACGGGTGCCAGTATATCCGGGCTCAGAGAGGGCCTTGACATACAGGGTAAAACGGATTACAACGTTGTGGGATTCGCCGGAGATGGTGGAACGGCTGATATAGGATTGCAGGGTTTGAGCGGTGCCATGGAAAGGGGACACAACGTCTTCTACATAATGTATGATAACGAAGGCTATATGAACACAGGCGTGCAGAGATCTGGAAGCACACCATATGGTGCTAGAACGACAACAACTCCGGTTGGAAAGGAGAGAGATTTCAAAAAGGAGAACAAGAAGATAGTCGCAGACATGATGATAGCGCAGAATGTACCCTATGTGGCAACGGCAACCATAGCATATCCCGAGGATCTCATAAGGAAGATCGATCATGCCAAGGCTGTGCATGGGCCGAAGTTCATTCAGATACTGGCGCCCTGCCCGACAGGATGGTACTATCCGCCAGAGAAAACAATAGAGATATCTAGATTAGCTGTACAGTCAAGGATGTTTCCTCTATATGAGTTCATACAGGGAAAATTCTATCTCAACAAGTCATTCAAACCAATCGACGTATCCGAATACGTTAAGGCGCAGGACAGATTTAAGCATCTGAATGATGACGAGATAGATAATCTGAGGGAATATGTGAACGAGAGATGGAATCAACTGCTGGAGTGGGAAAAGATATATTCAGAACAGAAGGCATGA
- the porA gene encoding pyruvate ferredoxin oxidoreductase yields the protein MKSVTEFKTIMTGNDAVAYGAKLARVKFISAYPITPQTTIVEKLASMIANDELDAKYVEVESEHSALAAVFASELTGVRSYTATSSHGLLYMHEMLHWVSGQRLPIVMSVVNRAIGPPWNIWADQSDTINQRDTGWMQVYSESNQEAMDTIIMGYKIAENSEVMLPLMSMEDAFILSHTSEPVTLRDQDLINDYLPDLDLKFRIDIGNPMGYGSYDTPDGTFMELKKDMVDSMNKAVRVIKDETEKFNQMFDTNYGGLVERYRMDDADYALIAMGTVASTARFVVDKLREKGLNIGLIRIRYFRPFPYDDILEDLKNIKAAGVIDRSVSFGYAGATYSEIVSALYGKINIPVSSFIVGIGGRDVRVEDIEKIADTVRNESSGVYWINVKKVI from the coding sequence ATGAAATCTGTCACAGAATTTAAAACAATAATGACCGGTAACGACGCGGTAGCCTATGGTGCGAAGCTGGCACGTGTGAAGTTCATCTCGGCATATCCGATCACGCCGCAGACAACCATCGTTGAAAAACTGGCCAGCATGATCGCGAATGATGAGCTTGACGCAAAGTATGTGGAAGTTGAAAGCGAACACAGCGCCCTCGCAGCCGTATTTGCTTCAGAGCTGACAGGCGTAAGATCGTACACAGCGACAAGCTCACACGGTCTGCTATACATGCATGAGATGCTTCATTGGGTCTCAGGACAGCGTCTTCCAATAGTTATGAGCGTCGTTAACAGAGCAATAGGCCCGCCATGGAATATATGGGCAGACCAGAGCGATACGATCAACCAGAGAGATACCGGCTGGATGCAGGTATACAGCGAATCAAACCAGGAGGCAATGGACACCATAATAATGGGCTACAAGATCGCCGAGAACTCTGAGGTTATGCTCCCGCTCATGTCAATGGAGGACGCGTTCATACTTTCACATACATCGGAACCTGTTACCCTCAGGGATCAGGATCTGATCAACGACTACCTGCCGGACCTGGATCTGAAATTCAGGATAGATATTGGCAATCCGATGGGATACGGATCCTATGATACGCCGGATGGTACATTCATGGAGCTCAAGAAGGACATGGTAGATTCCATGAATAAGGCCGTGAGAGTCATAAAGGATGAGACTGAGAAGTTCAATCAGATGTTCGATACCAATTACGGTGGGCTGGTTGAGAGATACAGGATGGATGATGCAGATTATGCGCTGATTGCGATGGGAACAGTTGCATCCACTGCAAGATTCGTGGTAGACAAACTCAGAGAGAAAGGACTTAACATTGGCCTCATACGTATAAGATACTTCAGACCATTCCCGTATGACGATATACTGGAAGATCTCAAGAACATAAAAGCCGCCGGCGTTATAGACAGATCGGTCAGCTTCGGTTACGCGGGTGCAACATACTCTGAGATCGTTTCGGCACTGTACGGCAAGATCAATATCCCTGTATCCAGCTTCATAGTTGGAATTGGAGGTCGGGATGTAAGGGTAGAGGATATTGAGAAAATAGCCGATACCGTGAGAAACGAATCAAGCGGTGTTTACTGGATAAATGTGAAGAAGGTGATCTGA
- a CDS encoding 4Fe-4S binding protein, with translation MVLVPVSTVSTRNHPTDSWRIQRPTIQYDKCIRCMICWKYCPDNAIEIENGDESAPNERIAKMEYPVINYSFCKGCGICANECPEKCIDMEFEVIE, from the coding sequence ATGGTGCTTGTTCCGGTATCGACCGTATCTACCAGAAACCATCCAACCGATAGCTGGCGCATACAGAGGCCGACCATCCAGTATGATAAGTGCATAAGATGCATGATATGCTGGAAATACTGCCCAGATAATGCTATAGAGATAGAAAACGGAGATGAAAGTGCGCCAAATGAGAGGATAGCGAAGATGGAGTATCCCGTGATCAACTACAGCTTCTGCAAGGGTTGTGGGATCTGTGCAAACGAATGTCCAGAAAAATGCATAGATATGGAGTTTGAGGTGATCGAATGA